The proteins below come from a single Juglans regia cultivar Chandler chromosome 12, Walnut 2.0, whole genome shotgun sequence genomic window:
- the LOC108992405 gene encoding uncharacterized protein LOC108992405, which yields MSDNLEENASMAHTPSSNASTQNLSDDSSSCYYLHPSDNPGVLLVSEIFTGENYIAWSRSMSIALTVKNKIAFVDGSPVQPITNDPYLRVAWLRANNLLLSWLMNSIAKEIHGSLLYFTNAFDIWEELRVKYLRSDGPRVFSLKKSLSSISQNSKFVTKYFSEFKALCDEYISY from the coding sequence ATGTCTGATAATCTTGAGGAGAATGCTTCCATGGCACACACTCCTTCGTCAAATGCCTCTACACAGAATCTTTCTGATGATTCATCCAGTTGCTATTACTTGCATCCGTCTGATAATCCTGGTGTGCTTCTGGTTTCCGAAATATTCACTGGTGAGAATTACATTGCATGGAGTCGATCTATGTCAATTGCTCTAacagtgaaaaataaaattgcctTTGTTGATGGATCTCCGGTACAACCTATCACTAATGATCCTTATCTTCGTGTTGCCTGGCTAAGAGCCAACAATCTTCTCCTGTCTTGGCTAATGAATTCAATTGCTAAAGAAATCCATGGTAGTCTTCTTTATTTTACAAATGCTTTTGATATCTGGGAAGAACTGAGAGTTAAGTATCTTCGAAGTGATGGACCAAGAGTTTTCTCTTTGAAGAAATCTTTAAGCTCTATTTCTCAAAACTCGAAATTTGTCACTAAATATTTCAGTGAATTCAAGGCTTTATGTGATGAATACATCAGCTACTGA